The following are encoded in a window of Flavobacteriales bacterium genomic DNA:
- a CDS encoding histidine kinase, which translates to MPSIRTTVATRHLAVILVIACLVTWCRAQDGLERLRALGDVGDHRGVIVLADSLLGTLPQGDHEQRLAIQLLRSMGHYRTQDETGAMAAAQLAHGHARAIADTMGMVRALRIISELMFDGNRFEDALRVEREIFVYARSLPDESFLIKSYNNLANRFLMLEQRDSAEYYYREGLRRVKEDDVYGRAMLRTNIAKLLSERGDHDAAISMMREAAEAMGSLGHEKLYKALNHLAYVYHNAGRHREAIASFEESERLNALGERDIFVTMENLGFTAESHAALGEYKDAYAAMIELEELLHEFYTRTANEELLELEKRYEAKLKEEEIERLDAENSEQAARLRARSQMLYGSLGLVLLVLVAAFLLWRNLRQKRRHASVLEGLNTELRDQKERIEEINRLLQLKVLRTQMNPHFIYNCLNAINNLVRKGDHAGASSYLDGFARLLRMVLDHSVKDRVPISQELDFLRQYLKLESLRFEEGLRYDVDADRDLLDDDVDVPALLVQPFVENAVWHGLAAKEGEKRLSVRFQENGDGLRCIVEDNGVGRRAAPKRSHSDGSPSMGLQLTNERLQLLAYKLEASGRHILFEDLQAPDGTAAGTRVELLLV; encoded by the coding sequence ATGCCCTCCATCCGCACAACGGTGGCCACCCGGCACTTGGCGGTCATCCTGGTCATCGCGTGCCTCGTCACCTGGTGCCGGGCGCAGGACGGTCTGGAAAGGTTGCGCGCACTGGGTGATGTGGGCGACCACCGTGGCGTGATCGTGCTGGCCGATTCCTTGCTTGGCACCCTTCCCCAGGGCGACCACGAACAGCGGCTGGCGATCCAACTGCTACGGTCCATGGGCCATTACCGCACCCAGGACGAGACCGGAGCCATGGCCGCGGCGCAACTCGCGCATGGTCATGCGCGCGCCATCGCCGACACCATGGGCATGGTACGCGCCCTGCGCATCATCTCCGAATTGATGTTCGACGGCAACCGGTTCGAGGATGCGCTGCGTGTGGAGCGCGAGATCTTCGTGTATGCGCGATCGCTGCCCGACGAGTCCTTCCTGATCAAGAGCTACAACAACCTGGCGAACCGTTTCCTCATGCTGGAGCAACGCGACTCGGCGGAATACTATTACCGCGAGGGTCTTCGTCGCGTGAAGGAGGACGACGTCTACGGCAGGGCCATGCTCAGGACGAACATCGCGAAGCTGCTGTCCGAGCGGGGCGACCATGACGCCGCCATCAGCATGATGCGCGAAGCGGCGGAGGCCATGGGGTCGCTCGGCCACGAGAAACTCTACAAGGCGCTCAATCATCTGGCCTATGTGTACCACAACGCCGGCCGGCACCGCGAAGCGATCGCCTCCTTCGAGGAAAGCGAGCGGCTCAACGCGCTGGGTGAGCGCGACATCTTCGTCACCATGGAGAACCTGGGCTTCACGGCGGAGAGCCATGCGGCACTGGGCGAATACAAGGACGCGTACGCCGCGATGATCGAATTGGAGGAGCTGCTCCATGAGTTCTACACGCGTACGGCCAACGAGGAGTTGCTCGAGCTGGAGAAACGGTATGAGGCCAAACTGAAGGAGGAGGAGATCGAGCGGCTGGATGCCGAGAACAGCGAACAGGCCGCGCGTCTGCGTGCCCGCAGCCAGATGCTTTACGGCAGTCTCGGCCTGGTCCTCCTTGTGCTGGTGGCGGCATTCCTGCTCTGGCGCAACCTGCGGCAGAAGCGGCGCCATGCCTCTGTGCTTGAGGGACTCAACACCGAACTGAGGGACCAGAAGGAGCGCATCGAGGAGATCAACCGATTGCTCCAACTGAAGGTGTTGCGCACCCAGATGAACCCGCACTTCATCTACAACTGTCTCAACGCCATCAACAACCTGGTGCGCAAGGGCGACCATGCGGGCGCCTCCAGCTACCTGGATGGTTTCGCGCGCCTGTTGCGCATGGTGCTGGACCACAGCGTGAAGGACCGCGTGCCCATCAGCCAGGAGCTCGACTTCCTGCGCCAGTACCTGAAGCTGGAATCGCTGCGTTTCGAGGAGGGGCTGCGCTATGATGTGGACGCCGACCGCGATCTGCTCGACGATGACGTGGACGTGCCCGCCCTGCTGGTGCAGCCTTTTGTGGAGAACGCGGTATGGCACGGGCTGGCCGCCAAGGAGGGCGAAAAGCGGCTGAGCGTGCGCTTCCAAGAGAATGGCGATGGGCTGCGTTGCATTGTGGAGGACAACGGCGTGGGCCGCCGGGCCGCACCGAAACGAAGCCACAGCGATGGCAGTCCAAGCATGGGCCTGCAACTCACCAACGAAAGACTGCAACTGCTCGCCTACAAGCTGGAGGCCAGCGGACGGCACATCCTGTTCGAGGACCTGCAAGCGCCGGACGGCACCGCCGCCGGCACGCGGGTGGAGTTGTTGCTGGTGTGA
- a CDS encoding ATP-binding protein, with protein MANLTEELEFTRRIDFPAKAENIALAEKLIDEACAAVQVHESRYGNILIALTEAVNNAIHHGNRLDPNRSVGLGYRVHDGQLVFVVQDQGPGFDHEHLPDPTDPENLEKPHGRGVFLMRALADRVEFSDNGATVAMSFQLTPAQE; from the coding sequence ATGGCGAACCTCACCGAAGAACTCGAGTTCACCCGCCGCATCGACTTCCCCGCGAAGGCCGAGAACATCGCGCTGGCGGAGAAGCTCATCGATGAAGCCTGCGCGGCCGTGCAGGTGCACGAAAGCCGGTATGGCAACATCCTCATCGCGCTCACCGAGGCGGTGAACAACGCCATCCACCACGGCAACCGGTTGGACCCGAACAGGTCCGTGGGCCTTGGTTACCGCGTGCATGACGGCCAGCTCGTCTTCGTGGTACAGGACCAGGGACCGGGCTTCGACCACGAGCACCTCCCCGACCCCACCGACCCGGAGAACCTGGAGAAGCCGCATGGCCGCGGGGTCTTTCTCATGCGCGCCCTGGCCGATCGGGTGGAGTTCAGCGACAACGGCGCCACGGTGGCCATGTCCTTCCAGTTGACCCCCGCGCAGGAATGA
- a CDS encoding response regulator transcription factor, producing MIGALVVDDEAVARENLIARLAEVAPEVTVLAEAHNAPSAMPLIEALRPALVFLDVEMPGGDGFSLLKNLGHWDFDVVFTTGFQRYAIQAIRFSALDYLLKPVQADELRAAISRHKARHPDPDLDGRHRAAVLANLNEDHESRMKLTLRHGNGLHFISPQDIGFCRAEDNYTELHLADGRRFLVARTLKEYEDMLGDLGFIRVHRSYLVNRQAIDRITTDGFLEVRGGHRVEISRRRKEEVLKLLRA from the coding sequence ATGATCGGTGCGCTGGTGGTGGATGACGAGGCCGTGGCCCGGGAGAATCTGATCGCCCGCCTGGCCGAAGTGGCGCCCGAGGTGACGGTGCTGGCCGAAGCGCACAACGCGCCGTCGGCCATGCCGTTGATCGAGGCGTTGCGGCCCGCGCTGGTGTTCCTGGACGTGGAGATGCCCGGCGGAGATGGATTCTCGCTGCTGAAGAACCTGGGGCATTGGGATTTCGACGTGGTTTTCACCACCGGCTTCCAGCGCTACGCCATCCAGGCCATCCGCTTCAGTGCGCTGGACTACCTGCTGAAGCCCGTGCAAGCGGACGAGTTGCGCGCCGCGATCAGCAGGCACAAGGCCCGGCATCCGGACCCCGATCTGGATGGGCGGCACCGGGCGGCCGTTCTGGCCAACCTCAACGAGGACCACGAGAGCCGCATGAAGCTCACGCTTCGCCATGGCAACGGTCTACACTTCATCAGCCCCCAGGATATCGGTTTCTGCCGCGCGGAGGACAACTACACCGAGCTGCACCTCGCCGATGGCCGCCGCTTCTTGGTGGCCCGCACGCTGAAGGAGTACGAGGACATGCTCGGCGACCTGGGCTTCATCCGCGTGCATCGCAGCTACCTGGTGAACCGGCAGGCCATCGACCGCATCACCACCGATGGTTTCCTCGAGGTGCGAGGCGGCCACCGCGTGGAGATCAGCCGCCGCCGCAAGGAGGAGGTGTTGAAGCTGCTGCGGGCCTGA
- a CDS encoding mechanosensitive ion channel family protein encodes MIEAKKALDLIRDKLIAWMESLIVMLPNIVSAVLIVLISWLAARLLLKAAAPLASRVVTSTTLRRLMGYVLFLAVMFVGVFAALSVLHLDKTVTSLLAGAGILGLAFSLAFQDLASNFIAGVVIATQHPIRLGDLVETAGQYGTIERINLRTTEVRSLQGVQTIVPNKEIFQNVLINYTRNGTRRVDLVTRVRLDADLQLVERVVTEAVRNLDGVLSDQEVVVFFQEFAESSVVFEVRFWITSTSNRHFHTVRSAAIKAIQAALNKAGIVIPAPIRTLDLGGRGGEKADTVLGERTVGGAS; translated from the coding sequence ATGATCGAAGCCAAGAAGGCCCTGGACCTCATTCGTGACAAGCTCATCGCCTGGATGGAGAGCTTGATCGTGATGCTGCCCAACATCGTGTCAGCGGTGCTGATCGTGCTGATCTCCTGGCTTGCCGCCAGACTGCTTCTGAAGGCCGCTGCACCGCTGGCTTCCCGGGTGGTTACGAGCACCACGCTCCGCCGGCTCATGGGCTATGTCCTCTTCCTCGCCGTGATGTTCGTGGGCGTGTTCGCGGCCCTCAGTGTGTTGCACCTGGACAAGACCGTGACCTCCCTGCTCGCGGGCGCTGGCATCCTGGGTCTCGCCTTCAGCCTGGCCTTCCAGGACCTGGCCAGCAATTTCATCGCCGGCGTGGTGATCGCCACACAGCATCCCATCCGTTTGGGCGATCTGGTGGAGACCGCCGGGCAGTACGGCACGATCGAGCGCATCAATCTGCGCACCACCGAGGTCCGCAGTCTGCAGGGGGTGCAGACCATCGTGCCCAACAAGGAGATCTTCCAGAACGTGCTGATCAACTACACGCGCAACGGCACACGCCGGGTGGATCTGGTGACGCGTGTGCGGCTTGACGCCGACCTGCAACTTGTGGAACGCGTCGTCACTGAAGCCGTGCGGAACCTGGACGGGGTACTGTCCGACCAGGAGGTGGTGGTGTTCTTCCAGGAATTCGCCGAAAGTTCGGTCGTCTTTGAGGTGCGCTTCTGGATCACCTCCACGAGCAACCGGCATTTCCACACTGTTCGAAGCGCCGCGATCAAGGCCATCCAGGCCGCTCTCAACAAGGCTGGCATCGTCATTCCCGCCCCCATTCGAACGCTGGACCTCGGCGGCCGGGGCGGCGAGAAGGCCGACACCGTGTTGGGGGAGCGCACGGTGGGCGGCGCATCCTGA
- the ybeY gene encoding rRNA maturation RNase YbeY, with protein MDVITFKAIDVQDPVRDKRKLRHWLHAVARDHGHRIQELNYVLMDDEALLGYNRLYLGHDEYTDVITFDGNVGGGITGDVLMSVDRIRENAKGFGVSLQDELRRVMVHGLLHLLGHGDRTRADKAAMRATEDRYLARLR; from the coding sequence ATGGACGTGATCACGTTCAAGGCGATCGATGTACAAGACCCTGTCCGGGACAAGCGGAAGCTGCGCCACTGGTTGCATGCCGTGGCACGCGACCATGGTCATCGCATCCAGGAACTCAACTATGTGCTCATGGACGATGAGGCCCTGCTGGGCTACAATCGCCTCTACCTCGGCCATGATGAGTACACGGATGTGATCACCTTCGACGGCAACGTCGGCGGCGGCATCACCGGCGACGTGCTCATGAGCGTGGACCGCATCCGCGAGAACGCGAAGGGTTTCGGCGTGTCATTGCAGGATGAATTGCGGCGCGTGATGGTGCATGGCCTGTTGCACCTCCTGGGCCATGGTGACCGCACCAGGGCCGACAAGGCGGCGATGCGCGCCACCGAGGATCGCTACCTGGCGCGCCTGCGTTGA
- a CDS encoding T9SS type A sorting domain-containing protein, whose amino-acid sequence MRTLLLPTLLFASFTLHAQWTGDPAAPYAVCDAPFSQNIVQARADGAGGTYVFWTDQRNGRREIWAQRVNADGIALWEPNGQQLLALPGGRHVSNYYAASSANGDIFIAYVQSPGLAAGDTVRFARFDVNGASLIEPHPLVGGRTNQPVNSGYACNTTAVLVRPDGSAFVSWVGEGRRLGVVAADGSVPQAYDGVLALPTNGLAPHKLVPDGSGGVILATMYMNANTPASLQRFNFQLEAQWPNTLVLPPQPGHNVNSFGLESMGADGFFVSWMAAAGEPGDLYVARFGVDGTPAWPEVQKHVCSGALALHDHQMTLRGDHLFVVWKKQAVTSRLYAQKLTPNGDLLWPAEGALVEPITTGVGTLRIVGMSDGGAMVTTNGNTYVAHRLSASGQVQWAQAVHVAQGSFKPETNWYDLLPMDDNGAVSFWHNWGNDVFGARVLPSGALAGPVGVEEHGRSRPLTAWPVPAEGVLYLRLPDAQKPTSVTIHGSDGRLVPVPFAHAQDDLLHLDLRELAPGVYLAQVLVHAQRFHARFVKE is encoded by the coding sequence ATGCGAACCCTGCTGCTTCCGACGCTCCTTTTCGCCTCGTTTACGTTACACGCGCAATGGACCGGCGACCCAGCGGCACCATATGCTGTTTGCGACGCGCCCTTCTCCCAGAACATCGTTCAGGCCAGGGCCGATGGTGCTGGCGGCACATACGTCTTCTGGACCGACCAGCGCAATGGCCGCCGCGAGATCTGGGCGCAACGCGTGAACGCTGACGGCATCGCGCTTTGGGAGCCCAATGGGCAGCAACTGCTGGCCCTGCCCGGTGGGCGCCACGTGAGCAACTACTACGCGGCGAGTTCAGCGAACGGTGACATCTTCATCGCATATGTGCAATCGCCCGGGCTGGCCGCAGGTGATACGGTGCGCTTCGCGCGCTTCGATGTGAATGGCGCGAGTCTGATCGAACCTCATCCCTTGGTCGGCGGAAGAACGAACCAGCCCGTCAACTCCGGCTACGCCTGCAACACCACCGCGGTTCTCGTGCGCCCGGACGGTTCGGCATTCGTCTCCTGGGTCGGCGAAGGCCGCAGACTGGGTGTGGTGGCAGCGGATGGTTCGGTACCACAGGCGTACGATGGGGTGCTCGCGTTGCCCACGAATGGCCTGGCGCCGCACAAATTGGTGCCTGACGGATCCGGCGGGGTGATCCTGGCCACGATGTACATGAATGCCAACACCCCGGCAAGCCTGCAGCGCTTCAACTTCCAGCTTGAGGCGCAATGGCCGAACACGCTGGTCCTTCCGCCGCAGCCGGGACACAATGTGAATTCGTTCGGCCTGGAGTCGATGGGCGCCGATGGGTTCTTCGTTTCGTGGATGGCCGCAGCGGGGGAACCGGGCGACCTGTATGTGGCGCGCTTCGGCGTGGATGGCACCCCGGCATGGCCAGAGGTACAGAAACACGTTTGCTCCGGAGCACTGGCGTTGCACGACCATCAAATGACCCTGCGGGGCGATCACCTCTTCGTGGTCTGGAAGAAACAAGCCGTGACCTCACGCCTGTACGCGCAGAAGCTCACCCCGAATGGCGACCTGCTCTGGCCCGCTGAGGGAGCGTTGGTGGAGCCGATCACCACCGGCGTGGGGACCCTGCGCATCGTGGGTATGTCCGATGGTGGCGCCATGGTCACCACCAACGGCAACACCTATGTGGCCCATCGGCTGTCCGCATCGGGCCAGGTGCAATGGGCCCAGGCGGTACACGTGGCACAAGGCTCCTTCAAACCGGAAACGAACTGGTACGACCTGCTGCCCATGGATGACAACGGCGCCGTATCGTTCTGGCACAACTGGGGCAATGATGTATTCGGCGCGCGTGTGTTGCCTTCGGGAGCGTTGGCGGGTCCCGTGGGCGTTGAAGAGCACGGGCGATCGAGGCCCTTGACGGCCTGGCCGGTTCCCGCCGAGGGCGTGTTGTATCTGCGACTTCCGGATGCGCAAAAGCCGACGTCGGTCACCATTCACGGCTCGGATGGAAGGCTGGTCCCGGTGCCTTTCGCCCATGCACAGGATGATCTGCTGCATTTGGACCTGCGGGAGCTTGCTCCCGGCGTCTACCTCGCACAAGTGCTCGTGCATGCGCAGCGCTTCCATGCCCGCTTCGTGAAGGAGTGA
- a CDS encoding tail fiber domain-containing protein, whose protein sequence is MRHIHLIPLLPALFATVGALAQNVGISVDGAAPHPSALLDVDAAALPANGKRGLLIPRVSNAEMNAIMLPATGLLVFNTTANGFWWYDGTAWVPLAAPLTGWSILGNAGTVDGTHFLGTTDNVPLTIRTNNVARTRITTRGQIEVLNTGRSVYVGQHAGANDDPANGRNTFVGDSAGHANTTGYRNVFVGENAGRATTTGWVNTALGAEAGRNNTTGAGNVFVGRSAGRSNTSGQTNTYVGYNAGHNSTTPWYNTFLGSYAGELNTTGGENTYMGTSAGRSNITGVQNTMVGLNAGFNATANSNSFMGAYAGENTTSGAANTFVGRMAGRANITGQENTLVGMNAGLVLNSNWNVMVGAHAGENTTTGSQNTFVGTSAGTSNTTGEHNTFIGISAGRDNTAGAWNVFLGSASGLSNTTGEGNVFIGRRAGQLNSTGGVNTYIGFAAGTNATTPFYNTFVGSYAGENTTTGGSNTFVGTSAGRGNTTGFENTIVGLNAGFNATTAQNNTIVGAYAGENTTTGGNNTFLGRMAGRMNTTGAFNTMLGVQAGFSNTTGPGNVFVGHLAGLSNTTGAFNILIGANTGRSNTTGSYNTMLGTQAGYNATTAGSNTFIGTSSGENTTTGGENTFVGSNAGRANTTGTNSTMLGMNAGLSATTATGNAFLGHSAGQNTTTGSGNTYLGLNAGRANTTGGSNTMVGINTGLNATTAIYNTFVGAFSGESVTSGAENTFVGTSAGRSNTTGAINTMVGINAGFNATTALYNVIVGGYAGMATTTGSENTFVGTSAGRTNTTGVRNTYVGMNAGFFSTNAADNTHLGAYAGENSTTGAQNTYVGSSAGRNTTTGTRNVALGREALTTCTNAADNTAIGYRALWSSTTATRNTAVGSNALAAATAGENAAVGWLALTANTTGGWNTASGPEAMALNTDGFANTAVGRRALYNNVTGSSNTAVGRGAGTNAPDLIGTIALGNNATATINNRAVIGTVANNNLTGGFGAWQNLSDARFKRDIRENVPGLDLIMRLRPVTYHLDAHGIDRFLGVSEQMTEVDGEAAAVQYRRRLEEVAAEPQTGFIAQEVEAALQAIGFEFDGVHRPVNERDHYTLGYAAFVVPLVKAVQEQQAMIEELRARNTVLEGALEEQRTSIDLLLRQLGVQAAR, encoded by the coding sequence ATGCGCCACATACACCTCATTCCCCTTCTTCCCGCACTGTTCGCCACTGTTGGCGCCCTGGCGCAGAACGTGGGCATCAGTGTGGATGGTGCCGCGCCACACCCCAGCGCACTGCTGGATGTGGACGCCGCGGCGCTACCCGCCAACGGCAAGCGCGGCCTGTTGATCCCGCGCGTCAGCAATGCCGAAATGAACGCCATCATGTTGCCCGCCACCGGACTGCTCGTGTTCAACACCACGGCCAACGGCTTCTGGTGGTACGACGGTACCGCATGGGTGCCGCTTGCCGCACCCTTGACCGGTTGGAGCATCCTGGGCAATGCCGGCACCGTGGACGGCACCCACTTCCTGGGCACCACCGACAATGTGCCCCTGACCATCCGGACCAATAATGTGGCGCGCACACGCATCACCACACGCGGGCAGATCGAGGTGCTCAACACGGGGCGTTCCGTGTATGTGGGCCAGCATGCGGGTGCCAATGATGATCCGGCCAATGGACGCAACACCTTCGTGGGCGACAGTGCCGGACATGCCAATACCACGGGCTACCGGAATGTGTTCGTGGGCGAGAACGCTGGTCGTGCGACCACCACGGGATGGGTGAATACGGCGTTGGGTGCGGAAGCCGGGCGGAACAACACCACGGGCGCGGGCAACGTGTTCGTGGGCAGAAGCGCCGGGCGCAGCAACACTTCCGGACAGACCAACACGTATGTGGGCTACAACGCGGGCCACAACAGCACGACCCCCTGGTACAACACGTTCCTCGGTTCCTACGCCGGCGAACTCAACACCACGGGCGGGGAGAACACCTACATGGGTACCAGTGCGGGCCGATCGAATATCACAGGCGTGCAGAACACCATGGTCGGTCTCAATGCGGGCTTCAACGCCACCGCCAACTCCAACAGCTTCATGGGCGCCTATGCCGGGGAGAACACCACTTCGGGGGCCGCGAACACCTTCGTGGGCCGCATGGCGGGGCGGGCGAACATCACGGGCCAGGAGAACACCTTGGTGGGCATGAACGCAGGGTTGGTGCTCAACTCCAATTGGAACGTCATGGTGGGTGCCCATGCCGGGGAGAACACCACCACCGGCTCGCAGAACACCTTCGTGGGTACAAGCGCGGGTACCAGCAACACCACTGGTGAGCATAATACGTTCATTGGCATCAGCGCTGGCCGGGACAATACCGCCGGAGCGTGGAACGTCTTCCTCGGTTCCGCATCAGGTCTGAGCAATACCACCGGCGAGGGTAACGTGTTCATTGGCCGCAGGGCTGGCCAGCTGAATTCCACAGGAGGAGTGAACACCTACATCGGATTCGCGGCCGGCACCAACGCCACCACCCCGTTCTACAACACCTTCGTGGGTTCCTATGCCGGAGAGAATACCACCACGGGCGGAAGCAACACCTTCGTGGGCACCAGCGCCGGCCGTGGCAACACCACCGGCTTCGAGAACACCATCGTGGGCTTGAATGCGGGCTTCAACGCCACCACCGCTCAGAATAACACGATCGTGGGCGCATATGCCGGGGAAAACACCACGACCGGGGGCAACAACACATTTTTGGGCCGTATGGCGGGTAGAATGAACACCACGGGCGCGTTCAACACCATGCTGGGCGTCCAGGCCGGCTTCAGCAACACCACCGGGCCCGGCAACGTCTTCGTCGGTCACTTAGCTGGTCTCAGCAATACCACCGGGGCCTTCAACATCTTGATCGGCGCGAACACCGGGCGGAGCAACACCACCGGTTCCTACAACACCATGTTGGGAACTCAGGCGGGATACAACGCCACCACTGCCGGATCGAACACCTTCATCGGTACCAGCAGCGGAGAGAACACCACCACCGGCGGGGAGAACACCTTCGTGGGCAGCAATGCGGGCCGGGCCAACACCACAGGGACGAACAGCACCATGTTGGGGATGAATGCCGGACTCAGCGCCACCACGGCAACCGGCAATGCGTTCTTAGGGCACTCGGCCGGGCAGAACACCACCACCGGTTCGGGCAACACTTACCTGGGGCTGAACGCCGGACGGGCCAACACCACGGGGGGCTCCAACACCATGGTGGGCATCAACACCGGCCTCAATGCCACCACCGCCATCTACAACACCTTCGTGGGCGCCTTCAGCGGGGAGAGTGTCACCTCCGGTGCGGAGAACACCTTCGTCGGCACCAGCGCGGGGCGCAGCAACACCACCGGCGCGATCAACACGATGGTGGGGATCAACGCCGGATTCAACGCCACCACGGCGCTGTACAATGTGATCGTGGGCGGCTATGCCGGCATGGCCACCACCACGGGCTCGGAGAACACCTTTGTGGGCACCAGTGCCGGCCGAACGAACACCACGGGTGTCCGAAACACCTATGTGGGCATGAACGCGGGCTTCTTCAGCACCAACGCGGCCGACAATACCCACTTGGGCGCCTATGCCGGGGAGAACAGCACCACGGGTGCGCAGAACACCTATGTGGGCTCCAGCGCCGGCCGCAACACCACTACGGGTACACGCAACGTGGCCCTGGGTCGTGAGGCCTTGACCACCTGCACCAATGCGGCGGACAACACCGCGATAGGCTACCGTGCGCTGTGGTCCAGTACCACGGCCACGCGCAATACGGCCGTGGGGTCCAACGCATTGGCGGCCGCCACCGCAGGCGAGAATGCCGCAGTGGGCTGGCTGGCGCTTACCGCCAATACCACGGGCGGCTGGAACACCGCTTCCGGGCCGGAAGCCATGGCGCTGAACACGGATGGCTTCGCCAACACGGCCGTGGGGCGACGTGCGCTTTACAACAATGTCACCGGCAGCAGCAATACGGCCGTTGGCAGAGGAGCGGGCACCAACGCGCCGGACCTCATCGGCACCATTGCCCTGGGCAACAACGCCACGGCCACGATCAACAACCGCGCAGTGATCGGCACCGTGGCCAACAACAACCTCACCGGGGGCTTCGGCGCCTGGCAGAACCTGAGCGACGCCAGGTTCAAGCGCGACATCCGGGAGAACGTGCCTGGGCTTGATCTCATCATGCGTCTTCGGCCCGTGACCTATCACCTCGACGCACATGGCATCGACCGTTTCCTGGGTGTTTCGGAGCAGATGACGGAGGTCGATGGTGAAGCTGCCGCGGTGCAATACCGTCGTCGGCTGGAAGAGGTGGCCGCTGAACCGCAGACCGGGTTCATCGCCCAAGAGGTGGAAGCCGCCCTTCAGGCCATTGGCTTTGAATTCGATGGTGTGCATCGGCCGGTGAATGAGCGCGACCACTACACCCTGGGCTACGCCGCATTCGTGGTGCCCCTGGTCAAGGCCGTGCAGGAACAACAGGCCATGATCGAGGAGTTGCGCGCCCGCAACACGGTGCTGGAAGGCGCCCTGGAGGAGCAGCGCACTTCCATCGACCTGCTGTTGCGGCAGCTGGGTGTGCAGGCCGCACGCTGA